In Serinus canaria isolate serCan28SL12 chromosome 5, serCan2020, whole genome shotgun sequence, the following proteins share a genomic window:
- the LYSET gene encoding lysosomal enzyme trafficking factor isoform X2: protein MMNFRQRMGWIGVGLYLLASAAAFYYVFEINETYNKLALEHIQQHPKEPQEGTTWTHSLKVRLLSLPFWLWTIIFLIPYLQMFLFLYSCTRADPKTVGYCIIPICLAVICNRHQTFVKASNQISRLQLIDT, encoded by the coding sequence ATGATGAACTTCCGCCAGAGGATGGGCTGGATTGGCGTGGGGCTGTACTTGTTAGCAAGCGCTGCAGCTTTTTATTACGTCTTTGAAATCAATGAAACTTACAACAAACTAGCACTGGAGCACATTCAGCAACACCCCAAGGAACCACAGGAAGGAACCACATGGACACACTCCTTAAAAGTACGACTGCTATCCCTGCCCTTCTGGCTGTGGAcgataatatttttaataccgTACTTACAGATGTTCTTGTTCCTCTATTCCTGTACAAGAGCTGACCCCAAAACTGTTGGGTATTGCATCATTCCTATCTGCTTGGCTGTTATTTGCAATCGTCACCAAACATTTGTGAAGGCCTCTAATCAGATCAGTAGGTTACAACTAATTGACACTTAG
- the LYSET gene encoding lysosomal enzyme trafficking factor isoform X1 — translation MVFMFSVCTCLAKVYFPRRRQLVSQLGYAELLKKTASGLFSGCRAWRMMNFRQRMGWIGVGLYLLASAAAFYYVFEINETYNKLALEHIQQHPKEPQEGTTWTHSLKVRLLSLPFWLWTIIFLIPYLQMFLFLYSCTRADPKTVGYCIIPICLAVICNRHQTFVKASNQISRLQLIDT, via the exons ATGGTGTTTATGTTTTCAGTATGTACGTGCCTTGCGAAGGTTTATTTTCCTCGAAGGCGACAACTCGTGAGCCAGCTCGGATATGCCgaactgctgaaaaaaacagCCAGCGGCTTATTTAGCGG GTGCAGAGCATGGAGAATGATGAACTTCCGCCAGAGGATGGGCTGGATTGGCGTGGGGCTGTACTTGTTAGCAAGCGCTGCAGCTTTTTATTACGTCTTTGAAATCAATGAAACTTACAACAAACTAGCACTGGAGCACATTCAGCAACACCCCAAGGAACCACAGGAAGGAACCACATGGACACACTCCTTAAAAGTACGACTGCTATCCCTGCCCTTCTGGCTGTGGAcgataatatttttaataccgTACTTACAGATGTTCTTGTTCCTCTATTCCTGTACAAGAGCTGACCCCAAAACTGTTGGGTATTGCATCATTCCTATCTGCTTGGCTGTTATTTGCAATCGTCACCAAACATTTGTGAAGGCCTCTAATCAGATCAGTAGGTTACAACTAATTGACACTTAG